A window of the Candidatus Tisiphia endosymbiont of Dascillus cervinus genome harbors these coding sequences:
- a CDS encoding 30S ribosomal protein S1, which produces MQKFKKKFVSQLAEISIQSHEDFAQMLEAVSTSHVKEGTVVKGQVVGIAKGIIIVDVGLKNEGRVPIEEFALVSNQPLPEVGEIVDVYIEKIEGRNGRTILSREKAIREESWGHLEIACANKQFVDGVIFGRVKGGFTVDVSGVVAFLPGSQVDVRPIKDIASLMGIKQPFQILKMDKKLGNIVVSRRAILEESRSEARDEMLSKIKEGIILDGTVKNITDYGAFIALGNSGNVDGLLHVTDISWSRINHPSEVLSPDQKVRVIVIKFNEETKRISLGMKQLDHNPWQSIKEEFPVGKIMTGKVTNIADYGVFIELKDGIEGLVHSSEISWVKSNQHPKKMLTIGQEVQFTILEVDTDKHRISLSIKQCQDNPIIGFVHSHAIGSIIKAPIRNITDFGMFVALDDNIDGMIHETDISWEGNGTELLKTYKKNDQIECKVLSIDIEKERISLGIKQLSFDPQQDEFDMYKKNMVVTCSVTEVKDDGIEVILDDKIPGFIKKADLSSEKADQKTERFVPNDRIDAKIITIDKASRKVTLSIKALEIEKREKAIKEYGSADSAASLGDILGTALDDSKK; this is translated from the coding sequence ATGCAAAAATTTAAGAAAAAATTTGTTTCTCAGCTTGCTGAAATTAGCATTCAATCTCACGAAGATTTTGCACAAATGCTTGAAGCCGTAAGTACTAGTCACGTAAAAGAAGGTACTGTTGTCAAAGGTCAAGTAGTAGGGATTGCTAAAGGCATTATCATAGTTGATGTTGGATTAAAGAATGAAGGCAGAGTTCCTATAGAAGAATTTGCTCTAGTTAGTAATCAACCTTTACCAGAAGTTGGCGAGATAGTTGATGTATATATTGAGAAAATTGAAGGACGTAACGGTAGAACTATATTAAGTCGTGAAAAGGCCATTAGAGAAGAATCATGGGGACATTTAGAAATTGCATGTGCCAATAAACAGTTTGTTGATGGTGTAATATTCGGACGTGTTAAAGGTGGATTTACTGTTGACGTATCAGGGGTTGTTGCCTTCTTACCTGGAAGTCAGGTAGATGTTAGACCAATAAAAGATATTGCTTCGTTAATGGGTATCAAGCAGCCATTCCAAATTTTAAAGATGGATAAGAAACTTGGGAATATCGTAGTTTCTAGAAGAGCTATACTTGAGGAATCAAGATCTGAGGCTAGAGACGAAATGTTATCGAAAATTAAGGAAGGAATAATATTAGATGGTACAGTAAAAAATATCACTGATTACGGTGCGTTTATTGCTTTAGGTAATTCAGGTAATGTAGACGGTCTATTGCACGTTACTGATATTTCATGGAGCAGAATAAATCACCCTTCTGAAGTTTTATCTCCAGATCAAAAGGTTAGGGTTATAGTTATAAAATTTAATGAAGAAACTAAGAGAATTTCACTTGGTATGAAGCAACTTGATCATAATCCATGGCAAAGTATAAAAGAAGAATTCCCAGTTGGCAAAATAATGACTGGCAAAGTAACAAATATTGCTGATTATGGGGTATTTATTGAATTAAAAGATGGTATTGAAGGACTCGTTCATTCAAGTGAAATTAGTTGGGTAAAATCAAATCAACATCCTAAGAAAATGCTTACTATTGGTCAAGAAGTTCAATTCACAATTCTAGAAGTTGATACCGATAAACATAGAATATCTCTAAGTATTAAACAGTGTCAAGATAACCCAATTATTGGGTTTGTGCATAGTCATGCAATAGGTAGTATAATTAAAGCACCAATACGAAATATCACTGACTTTGGTATGTTTGTAGCACTTGATGACAACATTGATGGTATGATTCATGAAACAGATATAAGTTGGGAAGGCAATGGTACTGAGCTGTTAAAAACATATAAAAAGAATGATCAAATAGAGTGTAAAGTCTTATCAATTGATATTGAAAAGGAACGTATAAGCTTAGGTATTAAACAACTAAGCTTTGACCCCCAGCAAGATGAATTTGACATGTACAAAAAAAATATGGTCGTTACTTGCTCAGTTACTGAAGTTAAAGATGATGGGATAGAAGTTATTTTAGACGACAAAATACCGGGCTTCATCAAAAAAGCTGATCTTTCTAGTGAAAAAGCTGATCAAAAAACTGAAAGATTTGTCCCTAATGACAGAATTGATGCAAAAATCATTACCATTGATAAAGCATCTCGTAAAGTTACTTTGTCAATAAAAGCACTTGAAATAGAAAAGAGAGAAAAAGCTATTAAAGAATATGGTTCTGCTGATAGTGCTGCTAGTCTAGGAGACATACTTGGAACAGCTCTTGACGATAGTAAAAAATGA
- the cmk gene encoding (d)CMP kinase has translation MTLKSQAFNISNNFVVALDGPAASGKSTIGQMLAQKLKLTYFQSSIVYRSLAISCINQKIDLTDINGIIELSKSTEYVQNSELDSEIVGNVASKIAIIPEVRNNLGKYLGKLIKTTPRIIMEGRDIGTVVAPNADLKIFIRADIVIRAKRRYKELQEKGGEYIFDTVLEQLKIRDKRDIERDIAPTLPPQGALEIDTSYLSPKEVIDKIMEFISVR, from the coding sequence ATGACCTTAAAATCTCAAGCTTTTAATATTAGCAATAATTTTGTAGTGGCACTGGATGGTCCAGCAGCATCGGGTAAGAGTACAATTGGTCAAATGTTAGCACAAAAACTTAAGCTTACTTACTTTCAATCAAGTATTGTATATAGAAGCCTTGCTATTTCTTGTATAAACCAAAAAATTGATCTTACTGACATAAATGGAATAATTGAATTATCCAAATCTACGGAATATGTACAAAATTCAGAACTTGATAGTGAGATTGTAGGTAATGTAGCATCAAAAATTGCTATTATACCGGAAGTAAGAAATAACCTAGGAAAATATCTAGGAAAATTAATAAAAACAACTCCTAGAATTATAATGGAAGGTAGAGATATTGGAACAGTAGTGGCCCCAAATGCTGACTTAAAGATTTTTATCAGAGCAGATATTGTTATTAGAGCAAAGAGAAGATATAAAGAGTTGCAAGAAAAAGGAGGAGAATATATATTTGATACAGTTTTGGAACAACTAAAAATAAGAGACAAACGGGATATAGAGCGTGATATTGCTCCAACTCTTCCCCCACAAGGAGCTTTAGAAATTGATACTTCTTATCTATCACCAAAAGAAGTGATTGATAAGATCATGGAGTTTATTTCAGTTAGGTAA
- a CDS encoding tyrosine-type recombinase/integrase, whose product MTTTLLYCTNKAIKKKNPTGDIELRKKEIRRRFIGTKEAMSKFFEVINAELNRKMADFFLIVLFTRARKGEVLSMRWQDINFEDMTWCNQSKKVHLVKDALTILARRYKENNLDSVWVFPDSKNSNHLQEAIKSWQKICQLTGIDGLMTHDIWMSKAGKDKERIWETLGYQDISTTKICDIMNDQVRKSMETHRRENETRQRKIEELEQQIRELKYRQNARAM is encoded by the coding sequence ATGACAACCACTTTACTTTATTGTACTAACAAAGCTATAAAAAAGAAAAATCCAACAGGAGATATTGAACTACGTAAAAAAGAAATCAGGAGAAGATTTATCGGTACTAAAGAAGCAATGTCAAAGTTTTTTGAGGTAATTAATGCCGAGCTAAATAGGAAAATGGCAGATTTTTTCTTAATAGTGTTATTCACTAGAGCAAGGAAAGGTGAGGTTTTATCTATGAGATGGCAGGATATTAATTTTGAAGATATGACATGGTGCAACCAGTCAAAAAAAGTTCATTTAGTGAAAGATGCCCTAACCATATTAGCAAGAAGGTATAAGGAGAATAATCTTGATTCAGTATGGGTATTTCCTGATAGTAAAAATAGTAATCATTTACAAGAGGCGATTAAGAGTTGGCAGAAAATTTGCCAATTGACTGGTATTGACGGTTTAATGACGCATGATATTTGGATGAGTAAAGCTGGAAAGGATAAAGAGAGAATATGGGAAACTTTAGGTTATCAAGATATCAGCACAACCAAAATATGTGATATTATGAACGATCAAGTTAGAAAATCTATGGAAACACATAGAAGGGAAAATGAAACACGACAAAGAAAGATAGAAGAATTGGAACAACAGATAAGAGAGCTTAAATATAGGCAAAACGCAAGGGCAATGTAA
- a CDS encoding phage capsid protein yields MEQITDGLKEQFAKNISLVIQQEGSKLRKCVTNGTQDTEVISFESMTTHEVESRTRHPIDPDNHLHGHYADARHPARLEQIEFKIPTISRRFLTASSYHWNATMDRNDKLNLLTDPTSHFPKMAGWAMGRQQDRVIISAFASPVRAGRTGNNVINFDVANNVIPVGIRVTAANLTLNAQAAIAANRGIINSKRAGLTVDKLIKAHHILKKRSFGMYDKLYLLCSSNQISDLLRDPQITNYDYNNVKALVSGEVNSFLGFTFITSEMLGGIFDNTGDAVQSRYAVKDCYAFNEGAIRFNTVSGSNKKGIEELVQYHYAKVLYYSEAFGASRDNEQAVVVIKCLENYDRTSHNGLLWQAVANRPHQKGIHSMTVPWQMFGNQCRNIDDSANINDNDLAVIANNNLATTKKPQVVVMRRAGDVAADGVDIGIGGVGIAGVDVAIGDDIVEDDNFGVVESEYEDA; encoded by the coding sequence ATGGAACAAATAACAGATGGTCTTAAAGAACAATTTGCTAAAAATATCAGCCTAGTTATTCAACAAGAAGGTTCTAAACTACGAAAATGCGTTACTAATGGTACGCAAGACACTGAGGTAATTAGTTTTGAGTCAATGACTACCCATGAGGTAGAGAGTAGAACTAGACACCCTATTGACCCTGATAATCATCTACATGGACATTATGCGGATGCTAGACACCCTGCTAGGCTAGAACAAATAGAGTTTAAAATTCCAACTATTTCAAGACGCTTTTTGACGGCATCGAGCTATCATTGGAACGCTACCATGGATAGGAATGATAAGTTAAACCTATTAACCGATCCCACCTCACATTTTCCTAAAATGGCAGGTTGGGCAATGGGTAGACAACAAGACCGGGTAATTATTAGTGCTTTTGCCAGTCCAGTCAGAGCAGGACGAACAGGCAATAATGTTATTAACTTTGACGTCGCTAATAATGTGATACCGGTAGGAATTAGGGTTACTGCTGCTAATTTAACCTTAAATGCTCAAGCTGCAATTGCTGCCAACAGAGGCATCATTAATTCGAAAAGAGCCGGGTTAACTGTCGACAAACTAATAAAAGCTCATCATATCTTAAAAAAACGCTCCTTTGGTATGTATGATAAATTATACTTACTATGTTCAAGCAATCAAATCTCAGACTTACTACGCGATCCACAAATTACCAATTATGACTATAATAACGTTAAAGCTTTAGTAAGTGGTGAAGTTAATAGCTTCTTAGGCTTTACTTTTATTACTAGTGAGATGTTGGGTGGTATATTTGATAATACTGGGGATGCGGTTCAATCTAGATATGCTGTGAAGGATTGCTATGCCTTTAATGAAGGAGCTATAAGATTTAACACGGTCAGTGGTTCTAACAAGAAGGGTATTGAAGAGCTGGTACAATACCACTATGCCAAAGTATTATATTACAGTGAAGCCTTTGGGGCTAGCCGTGATAATGAACAAGCAGTAGTAGTAATTAAATGTTTAGAGAATTATGACCGAACCAGCCATAATGGCTTACTGTGGCAAGCAGTAGCCAACCGTCCTCACCAAAAAGGAATACATAGCATGACTGTGCCATGGCAGATGTTTGGTAATCAGTGTCGTAATATTGATGATAGTGCGAATATCAATGATAATGATTTAGCAGTAATAGCCAACAATAACTTAGCTACTACTAAAAAGCCACAAGTAGTAGTAATGAGAAGAGCAGGTGATGTTGCTGCTGATGGTGTTGATATTGGTATTGGTGGTGTTGGCATTGCTGGCGTTGATGTTGCTATTGGTGATGATATTGTTGAGGATGATAACTTTGGTGTTGTTGAGAGTGAGTATGAGGATGCATAG
- a CDS encoding palindromic element RPE1 domain-containing protein has product MSCHIMTLMIGWLRYFFRLLTKVAYAEEFEGDAERRTAAYLKYVRIRVPHRRTNYQQK; this is encoded by the coding sequence ATGAGTTGTCACATCATGACTTTAATGATTGGTTGGTTACGTTATTTTTTTAGACTTCTTACAAAAGTCGCTTATGCTGAGGAATTTGAAGGAGACGCGGAACGCAGAACCGCAGCGTACTTAAAGTACGTGAGGATTCGAGTACCGCATCGACGTACAAATTACCAGCAGAAGTAG
- a CDS encoding HAMP domain-containing sensor histidine kinase, whose amino-acid sequence MPADIKNQQENKSTHEKNLGLANFIHQDSVRTISISINKPCSEMFALSTVLYECEDEHNKKSTIAAIVAYAKDLMYYSRNIVNFTSYPISIATTSVVPAPTTSRKFNPETLVNNVINKLMLSSKNKGIRFANNFTKDIPTIIIGDGYRLEAILTQLITNAIKYTEQGGITLTTYFFPGGTKTLQKDREYNSTNTIDTQKVKDILQLIVHDTGVGMSEKQRQSIYQQLNGLEASDDELATDSNSESNLELGLGLSLVKQFIHEIKGTIDVNSQQGKSTTFTLQIPVKLP is encoded by the coding sequence ATGCCTGCCGATATTAAAAATCAACAAGAAAACAAATCTACCCATGAAAAAAATCTAGGACTAGCTAATTTTATCCACCAAGACTCTGTAAGAACTATATCCATTAGCATAAACAAACCTTGTAGTGAGATGTTTGCTCTTTCTACAGTACTATATGAATGCGAGGATGAACACAACAAAAAGAGTACTATAGCTGCGATTGTCGCTTATGCTAAGGACTTAATGTATTACTCTAGAAATATAGTAAATTTTACTAGCTACCCAATCTCAATTGCTACCACAAGCGTAGTACCTGCCCCTACAACTTCTAGGAAATTCAACCCTGAAACGTTAGTAAACAACGTTATTAATAAACTAATGCTATCCTCTAAGAATAAAGGCATAAGGTTTGCAAATAATTTCACCAAGGACATTCCAACCATCATCATTGGTGACGGTTACCGACTTGAGGCAATATTAACCCAGTTAATTACCAATGCCATTAAATATACTGAACAAGGCGGTATTACCTTAACCACCTATTTTTTTCCTGGAGGTACTAAAACATTACAAAAGGATAGAGAGTATAATAGTACAAACACTATAGACACACAAAAAGTCAAAGATATTTTACAATTGATTGTTCATGATACAGGGGTTGGTATGTCTGAAAAACAGCGACAATCTATCTATCAACAATTAAATGGTCTCGAAGCTAGTGATGATGAATTAGCGACGGATTCAAACTCAGAATCAAATTTAGAATTAGGTCTAGGTTTAAGTCTAGTCAAACAATTTATTCATGAAATAAAGGGCACAATTGATGTTAATAGCCAGCAGGGTAAAAGTACAACCTTTACTTTGCAAATACCGGTAAAACTGCCTTAA
- a CDS encoding tyrosine-type recombinase/integrase, giving the protein MEILKARNEQRHSKCPWVFPSDHNSKSGHLEDPKRAWNKIREKAELKDFKLHDLRRTMGSWMAIAGASQYVIGKALNHKSPR; this is encoded by the coding sequence GTGGAAATCTTAAAGGCAAGAAATGAGCAACGTCATAGCAAATGTCCTTGGGTGTTTCCAAGTGATCATAATAGTAAAAGTGGACACCTAGAAGATCCCAAAAGAGCATGGAACAAGATTAGGGAAAAAGCTGAACTTAAAGATTTTAAGTTACATGATCTTCGTAGAACTATGGGAAGTTGGATGGCTATTGCTGGAGCAAGTCAGTATGTTATTGGTAAAGCTCTTAACCATAAAAGCCCTAGATAA
- a CDS encoding type II toxin-antitoxin system RelE/ParE family toxin, producing the protein MIKTFSHKGLNNFFNNGDTTKIQSDHIKKLRLLLANLNAATKVENMNLPGLGLHKLQGHMKDFWSVKINGNWRLIFRFNNGDAYDVDYLDYH; encoded by the coding sequence ATGATCAAAACTTTTAGCCATAAAGGTCTAAACAATTTCTTTAATAATGGCGATACTACAAAAATACAGAGCGATCATATAAAAAAACTCAGGCTGTTACTGGCTAACTTAAATGCTGCAACTAAGGTAGAAAACATGAATTTACCAGGGCTTGGACTGCACAAGCTGCAAGGTCATATGAAAGACTTTTGGTCAGTTAAAATTAATGGCAACTGGCGTCTGATATTTCGTTTTAATAATGGAGATGCCTATGACGTTGATTATTTAGATTATCATTAA
- the tnpA gene encoding IS200/IS605 family transposase codes for MTTYESLNYSKWDCKYHIVFIPKCRKRELYGKVRKYLGNVFHELVFQRGSKIIEGHMVQDHVHMLIKIPPKYSVAEVIGYIKGKSAIAVARQFGGRKRNFNGEKLWARGYAVSTVGFEENQIKHYIKNQEQLDSLGSDETGEF; via the coding sequence ATGACAACATACGAAAGTTTAAATTATTCTAAATGGGATTGCAAATATCATATTGTGTTTATTCCAAAGTGTCGAAAAAGAGAATTGTACGGGAAGGTTAGAAAATATCTTGGAAACGTATTCCATGAGTTAGTTTTTCAACGAGGGAGTAAGATCATAGAAGGTCATATGGTACAAGATCATGTCCATATGCTCATCAAAATTCCTCCTAAATATTCTGTAGCCGAAGTAATAGGTTATATCAAGGGGAAAAGTGCTATAGCTGTTGCTAGGCAGTTTGGTGGACGAAAGCGTAATTTTAATGGAGAGAAGTTGTGGGCTAGAGGTTATGCGGTCTCAACTGTGGGATTTGAAGAGAATCAGATCAAACACTACATTAAGAACCAAGAGCAACTTGATAGTCTAGGTTCTGACGAAACAGGAGAATTTTAA
- a CDS encoding HigA family addiction module antitoxin, whose translation MFNPPHPGSILKELYLEPLNLTVTEASLSLGVTRKTLSFLINEKSNISSSMAIRLSAAFPNTNPEYWLNLQQQYDIWNAKKNIDVSHVKILLHMSA comes from the coding sequence ATGTTCAATCCCCCACACCCAGGTAGTATATTAAAAGAATTATATTTAGAGCCTTTAAATTTAACTGTCACTGAAGCATCTCTATCGCTTGGAGTTACCCGTAAAACTTTATCATTTCTGATCAACGAAAAATCTAACATTAGTTCTTCTATGGCTATTCGTTTATCTGCAGCATTTCCAAACACAAACCCTGAATACTGGCTTAATCTTCAACAGCAGTATGATATCTGGAATGCCAAAAAAAATATTGATGTTTCCCATGTTAAAATATTACTTCATATGTCTGCTTAA
- a CDS encoding Rpn family recombination-promoting nuclease/putative transposase, which produces MFLSKFLDPKNDFCFRKIFGTEKNKDILVHFLNDVLKCKENEQIIEVTFLPTIQDPDIAIYRKSIVDVLCKDQHGNQFIVEMQVSKHPGFEKRAQYYAAKAYSQQRLEEDEKHKKLAVYAKLKGVIFLAIADFVMFSDRKHWKSEHRILETETYAHDLKDFYFVFLELEKFKKTIDELKSIEEKWMYFFKHAGDSKLTLTEIEHLIGKDEIIRRAFEAVDQASWSEAELNTYEQMTKARLDNLAVEQQQIEDAEARGEARGIKENTIATAKEMLIDNEPIEKIAKYTKLTIEKIEQLKKEIEELKEE; this is translated from the coding sequence ATGTTTTTATCAAAGTTTCTTGATCCTAAAAATGATTTTTGTTTTCGTAAAATCTTTGGTACTGAAAAGAACAAAGATATACTTGTACATTTTTTAAACGATGTTCTTAAGTGTAAAGAAAATGAGCAAATAATTGAGGTAACGTTTTTACCAACTATCCAAGACCCTGATATTGCTATTTACAGAAAGTCTATTGTTGATGTGTTATGTAAAGATCAACACGGTAATCAATTCATAGTAGAGATGCAGGTAAGTAAGCATCCAGGATTTGAAAAAAGAGCCCAATATTATGCAGCTAAAGCATACTCTCAGCAAAGACTTGAGGAAGATGAGAAACACAAGAAACTGGCAGTATACGCCAAATTAAAAGGAGTAATATTTTTAGCAATAGCGGATTTTGTGATGTTTAGCGATAGAAAACATTGGAAATCAGAACATCGTATTTTAGAGACAGAGACCTATGCCCATGATTTAAAAGATTTTTACTTTGTTTTTTTAGAGCTTGAGAAATTTAAAAAAACTATAGATGAGCTAAAGAGTATAGAAGAGAAGTGGATGTATTTTTTTAAGCATGCAGGAGATAGTAAATTAACATTAACAGAAATAGAGCATTTAATAGGTAAGGATGAAATTATTAGAAGAGCCTTTGAGGCAGTAGATCAAGCTAGCTGGTCAGAGGCAGAACTTAACACCTATGAGCAAATGACCAAAGCTCGTCTTGATAATTTAGCGGTAGAACAGCAACAAATTGAAGATGCTGAAGCTAGAGGTGAAGCTAGAGGTATTAAAGAAAATACTATAGCTACAGCAAAAGAAATGTTAATTGATAATGAGCCAATAGAAAAAATAGCTAAATATACAAAACTAACCATTGAAAAAATAGAACAGTTAAAAAAAGAAATAGAAGAGTTAAAAGAAGAGTAA
- a CDS encoding integrase family protein codes for MAKNSFNFTKEILEKIIPPKAEKDSKGKIIRPKIVQHVYRDTEEKGLVLNVSYLGPKSFFLSKKINGTRYKIKLGSFPNKLNPSPDDISITEARTKAAELKNQLAKGINPILPKAQELQEKKQEMTFKEFFYKKYIEDYAKHKIKRWKNVDADINRQADHLFTRKLSSINRDDVQKIFNDLTKDGKKTMANKCVQRFIGIFNRAVEWGIVANNPITGIIQHPEKSRDRYLLAEEKERFLAVVKEEPQIIQDVILIHLYTAARKGDILSMQWNNINLADAHGMYPTLKRVNLI; via the coding sequence ATGGCAAAAAATTCATTTAACTTTACTAAAGAGATTCTAGAAAAAATTATTCCACCTAAAGCAGAAAAAGATAGTAAGGGCAAAATTATTCGCCCTAAAATTGTCCAACATGTTTATAGAGATACCGAAGAAAAAGGACTAGTCCTAAATGTATCATATTTAGGACCTAAAAGTTTTTTTCTAAGCAAAAAAATTAATGGTACACGTTACAAAATTAAATTAGGTTCTTTTCCTAATAAACTAAATCCTTCTCCTGATGATATTTCTATTACAGAAGCAAGAACAAAGGCAGCAGAATTAAAAAACCAGCTTGCTAAAGGGATAAATCCTATTTTGCCAAAAGCTCAAGAGTTACAAGAGAAAAAACAGGAAATGACCTTTAAAGAATTTTTTTATAAAAAATATATTGAAGACTACGCCAAACACAAAATAAAGCGTTGGAAGAACGTTGATGCTGATATTAATAGGCAAGCAGATCATCTCTTTACTAGAAAACTATCTAGTATAAATAGAGATGATGTACAAAAGATTTTTAATGACCTCACCAAAGATGGCAAAAAAACTATGGCTAATAAATGTGTTCAGAGATTCATAGGAATATTTAATAGAGCTGTTGAATGGGGGATAGTAGCAAACAATCCGATAACTGGTATTATACAACATCCGGAAAAGTCAAGGGATAGATATTTACTAGCTGAAGAAAAAGAACGCTTTCTTGCGGTTGTAAAAGAAGAACCTCAAATAATACAAGATGTTATTCTTATACATTTGTATACTGCAGCTAGGAAGGGCGATATTTTGTCAATGCAATGGAATAATATCAATTTAGCTGATGCACATGGTATGTACCCAACCCTAAAAAGGGTGAACCTTATTTAG